The following proteins are encoded in a genomic region of Sulfurovum indicum:
- a CDS encoding YfhL family 4Fe-4S dicluster ferredoxin, giving the protein MALLITDECIACDACREECPNEAIEENDPVYIIDPDRCTECVGHFDEPQCIAVCPVDCIISDPDNVENIDELKFKFEKLQEEE; this is encoded by the coding sequence ATGGCACTATTAATAACTGATGAATGTATTGCTTGTGACGCATGTAGAGAAGAGTGTCCGAATGAAGCCATTGAAGAGAATGATCCGGTCTATATTATTGATCCGGACAGATGTACTGAATGTGTAGGACACTTTGATGAACCACAGTGTATCGCTGTCTGTCCTGTAGACTGTATCATTTCCGATCCGGACAATGTAGAGAATATTGACGAACTGAAATTCAAATTTGAAAAACTCCAGGAAGAGGAGTAG
- the hsrA gene encoding homeostatic response regulator transcription factor HsrA has translation MRILIMENDVQMSDALSNLLSEHNYQCDVAESVGDAKYYLDIRNYDLVLLGWPAGTPSSSLNVIGEIKKNAHKTSVIVISERLDKESEIDALRSGADDFIRKPIDEEILLVRIEAKLRFGASNIIEIEELIINPEEEKIIYQGNEIELKGKPFEVLTHLAMHKDQIVSKEQLLDAIWEEPELVTPNVIEVAINQIRQKMDKPLDITTIETVRRRGYRFCFPKKIG, from the coding sequence ATGAGAATACTGATCATGGAAAATGATGTACAAATGAGTGATGCGCTCTCAAACCTTCTAAGTGAACACAACTATCAGTGTGATGTAGCTGAAAGTGTTGGTGATGCTAAATACTATCTTGATATCCGAAACTATGACCTCGTGCTCTTGGGATGGCCGGCAGGTACACCTTCAAGCAGCCTCAACGTCATTGGAGAGATCAAAAAAAATGCACATAAAACCTCTGTGATCGTAATCTCGGAACGTCTGGATAAAGAGAGTGAGATCGATGCACTCCGCTCTGGTGCAGATGACTTTATTCGTAAACCGATCGATGAAGAGATACTTCTTGTCCGTATCGAAGCAAAACTCCGCTTTGGAGCCTCAAATATCATTGAGATCGAAGAGCTGATCATCAATCCTGAAGAGGAGAAGATCATCTATCAGGGGAATGAAATCGAACTGAAAGGAAAACCTTTCGAAGTACTTACACATTTAGCGATGCATAAAGACCAGATAGTCTCAAAAGAACAGCTTCTTGATGCCATCTGGGAAGAGCCGGAACTTGTTACTCCCAATGTCATTGAAGTTGCGATCAACCAGATCCGACAAAAAATGGATAAACCACTTGACATCACCACTATTGAAACTGTACGTCGCCGAGGCTATCGTTTCTGCTTTCCCAAAAAAATTGGTTAA
- a CDS encoding dihydroneopterin aldolase: MTIHIEALAFDAIIGLLDFEQERPQRVVVDLKAGYDYIPGEFIDYADLATLIMEKVKQAHYKLLEDALLELETLILSTYPQITSLYLKISKPDILNNGTVALSHQWNY; the protein is encoded by the coding sequence ATGACGATCCATATCGAAGCCCTTGCCTTTGATGCTATCATCGGACTGCTTGACTTTGAACAGGAGCGTCCGCAACGAGTAGTTGTAGATCTTAAAGCAGGTTATGACTATATACCTGGCGAATTCATCGATTATGCCGATCTTGCAACACTTATTATGGAAAAAGTAAAACAGGCACATTATAAACTGCTTGAGGATGCCCTTTTGGAGCTGGAAACACTGATTCTCTCTACCTACCCTCAGATCACCTCTCTATATTTGAAGATCAGTAAACCTGATATCCTGAACAACGGAACTGTTGCACTTAGTCACCAGTGGAATTACTGA
- the plsY gene encoding glycerol-3-phosphate 1-O-acyltransferase PlsY, whose protein sequence is MDIFNQNILLYLSAYLLSGIPFGYLLAKQFAGVDIKHAGSGNIGATNVLRVVKEKDPALAKKLGAATLFLDAIKGMVVLFAAMMLDAPESTLWTIAVLAVVGHCFSAFLAFEGGKGVATGFGVLLVMMPIPSLIAIGVWLGASKGLKISSLSSLIGLAALLVASYIIYPEVPGIGSHSPIWIIAMIIFYKHIPNIIRLINKEEGKVV, encoded by the coding sequence ATGGACATTTTCAATCAGAATATATTACTTTATCTCTCAGCTTATCTTCTTTCAGGTATTCCTTTCGGGTATCTTTTGGCTAAGCAGTTTGCCGGTGTTGACATCAAACATGCCGGAAGCGGAAATATTGGAGCTACCAACGTGCTGCGGGTAGTCAAAGAAAAAGACCCTGCACTGGCTAAAAAACTGGGTGCTGCAACACTCTTTCTTGATGCCATCAAAGGAATGGTCGTACTTTTTGCCGCAATGATGCTCGATGCACCGGAAAGTACACTCTGGACAATTGCCGTATTGGCTGTTGTTGGACACTGTTTCTCTGCATTTCTTGCATTTGAAGGAGGTAAAGGGGTTGCCACTGGATTTGGCGTCCTGCTTGTGATGATGCCAATCCCTTCCCTCATCGCCATTGGTGTCTGGCTTGGAGCAAGCAAAGGGTTGAAGATCTCTTCTCTCTCCTCTCTCATCGGACTTGCTGCACTGCTTGTCGCCTCCTATATTATTTATCCTGAAGTGCCGGGGATCGGCTCCCACTCGCCAATCTGGATTATTGCCATGATCATTTTTTATAAACATATCCCCAATATTATCCGTCTGATCAATAAAGAAGAGGGCAAAGTAGTATAA
- the nadA gene encoding quinolinate synthase NadA, with product MSIDYKAEIERLKRELDVTVVAHYYQRDEVFEMADIIGDSLELARRCKADNNPWVVFCGVGFMGQSVKVIAPEKRVLMPKIACCAMARMIDGSFFDDSVNYMIEHGIPKEDILPITYINSDATVKAKVGEMGGLVCTSSNAYKIIEKGLESGKKILFVPDRCLGQNFANSMGLKSCVIGVGECDPKEADVICFNGFCSVHQLFTVDDVAFYRNKYPDIKIAVHPECDPSVVQAADFVGSTSQLIKYVNELDPEQKVAIGTEYNLVNRMRQKNTYVLSSTKPECPTMNETTLEDLYNTLKSIEEGKPMNEIHIDEHTVKYANLALERMLEIK from the coding sequence ATGAGTATTGATTATAAAGCAGAAATAGAAAGACTCAAGAGAGAACTCGATGTTACGGTTGTCGCACACTATTATCAGCGCGACGAGGTTTTTGAGATGGCTGATATTATCGGAGACTCCCTGGAGTTGGCACGCCGTTGTAAAGCTGACAATAACCCATGGGTGGTTTTCTGTGGTGTTGGTTTTATGGGGCAGAGTGTCAAAGTGATCGCACCTGAGAAGCGTGTATTGATGCCAAAGATCGCCTGTTGTGCAATGGCGCGGATGATCGATGGAAGTTTTTTTGATGACTCGGTAAACTATATGATCGAGCATGGGATCCCAAAAGAAGATATACTGCCTATCACCTATATTAACTCCGATGCGACGGTCAAAGCGAAAGTAGGTGAAATGGGCGGGCTGGTCTGTACCTCTTCCAATGCGTATAAGATCATAGAAAAAGGGCTTGAAAGCGGTAAAAAAATTCTTTTTGTGCCTGACAGGTGTCTGGGACAGAACTTTGCCAACAGTATGGGGCTGAAATCATGTGTGATTGGTGTGGGGGAGTGTGATCCCAAAGAGGCGGATGTGATCTGTTTCAACGGCTTCTGTTCTGTTCATCAGCTCTTTACGGTGGATGATGTTGCGTTCTACAGAAACAAATACCCGGATATCAAGATAGCTGTGCACCCTGAATGCGATCCAAGTGTAGTACAGGCAGCAGACTTTGTCGGTTCGACGTCTCAACTGATCAAGTATGTCAATGAACTTGATCCGGAGCAGAAAGTGGCCATTGGAACAGAATACAATCTTGTCAACCGCATGAGACAGAAGAATACATATGTACTCTCTTCCACCAAACCTGAGTGCCCTACGATGAACGAGACAACACTGGAAGATCTTTACAATACGCTTAAATCGATCGAAGAGGGCAAGCCGATGAATGAGATTCATATCGATGAGCATACAGTAAAATATGCCAACCTGGCACTGGAAAGAATGCTGGAAATTAAATAG
- the nadC gene encoding carboxylating nicotinate-nucleotide diphosphorylase: MLKEEFVKAVVAEDVGRGDLFTRISKSREVRAYVVAKSDGVFAGREYVDVLAKMYDLSLIWEVKDGESFKSGKKLLFITGDSKILLSLERSILDIILHASSIATLTFRYVEAIEGTGVKLLDTRKTRPLLRAFEKYAVRCGGGINHRMGLDDCLMLKDTHLKTIDDLDTFMSEVRQKIPFTSKVEIECETLEMVKRAMKAGADIVMCDNMSIEEIAEVVEFRNTNYPHILLEASGNVTLDTIKVIAQTGVDAISSGSIIHQANWLDLSMKIE; this comes from the coding sequence ATGTTAAAAGAAGAATTTGTTAAAGCAGTGGTAGCTGAAGATGTGGGTCGGGGAGATCTTTTTACCCGTATCAGCAAAAGCAGGGAAGTCCGTGCGTATGTTGTTGCCAAAAGTGACGGGGTATTTGCCGGACGTGAGTATGTTGATGTTTTGGCCAAGATGTATGATCTTTCGTTGATCTGGGAAGTAAAAGACGGTGAATCGTTCAAGTCAGGGAAAAAACTGCTATTTATAACAGGCGACTCCAAAATACTTCTCTCTTTGGAGCGTTCCATCCTTGATATTATATTGCATGCAAGCTCTATTGCAACATTGACATTCAGATATGTCGAGGCGATTGAAGGAACAGGGGTAAAACTGCTTGATACGCGTAAAACTCGTCCTTTGCTCCGTGCTTTTGAGAAGTATGCGGTACGCTGTGGTGGCGGGATCAATCACCGTATGGGGCTGGATGACTGTCTAATGCTTAAAGATACACACCTTAAGACCATCGATGACCTGGATACGTTTATGTCAGAAGTACGTCAAAAGATCCCTTTTACTTCCAAAGTAGAGATCGAGTGCGAGACTCTGGAGATGGTCAAGCGTGCCATGAAAGCAGGTGCGGACATTGTGATGTGTGATAATATGTCCATTGAAGAGATTGCAGAGGTGGTTGAATTCAGAAATACAAACTACCCCCATATTTTGTTGGAAGCCAGCGGTAATGTGACACTTGATACGATCAAAGTGATAGCCCAGACCGGTGTAGACGCGATCAGCTCCGGATCGATCATTCACCAGGCGAACTGGCTCGATCTTTCCATGAAGATAGAGTAG
- a CDS encoding DHH family phosphoesterase translates to MESSFNIDLPVHQVAQKIQAAGAITILTHLNPDPDTLGTGLGIFNLLKQYTNKRIEIVNASKEIPLYLDFLPSFNKIKPRMDFDESLVITCDGGTIDRFGFEISEREIINIDHHFSNTYYGTVNVVIPEYASASQVAYRLFEKIYTPTPSSVVCFYTALLSDTRYFTTSSVNHEVFKVAAEMVALGVDPAEVAANFTQRRSLASLRMLERALHSLTLYFEGKIAVLTITPEDIDATGATMPDMDGIVDYARSLATVEVAVLVIALADGSVRISLRSKGADVSKVAAAFGGGGHKVAAGFTLVHMQTQEIIDTILEKISILGLIDGKEK, encoded by the coding sequence GTGGAAAGCAGTTTTAATATCGACCTTCCCGTTCACCAGGTTGCACAAAAGATACAAGCGGCAGGGGCCATCACCATTTTGACACATCTGAATCCTGATCCGGATACGCTTGGAACGGGACTGGGGATATTTAACCTTTTGAAACAATATACAAACAAACGCATCGAGATTGTCAATGCATCAAAGGAGATTCCTCTTTATCTCGATTTTCTTCCCTCTTTCAATAAAATCAAGCCCAGGATGGATTTTGATGAGAGTCTGGTCATTACGTGTGATGGTGGTACTATCGATCGTTTCGGATTTGAAATCTCAGAACGTGAGATCATAAATATCGATCATCACTTCAGTAATACATACTATGGAACGGTCAATGTAGTGATCCCGGAGTATGCATCTGCCTCCCAGGTGGCTTATCGTCTGTTTGAAAAGATCTATACCCCAACCCCCTCAAGTGTAGTCTGCTTTTATACGGCATTGCTTTCCGATACCCGCTATTTTACTACCTCTTCGGTCAACCATGAAGTTTTCAAGGTAGCCGCAGAAATGGTTGCTCTTGGAGTAGATCCTGCTGAGGTTGCTGCCAACTTCACACAGAGGCGTTCACTGGCTTCTTTACGTATGTTGGAGCGTGCACTGCACTCGTTAACGCTCTATTTTGAGGGGAAGATTGCAGTGCTGACGATCACACCTGAAGATATTGATGCAACGGGAGCGACAATGCCTGATATGGATGGAATTGTCGACTATGCACGCTCTCTTGCAACTGTGGAGGTAGCTGTACTGGTCATCGCTCTGGCAGATGGCAGTGTACGAATATCTTTGCGAAGTAAAGGGGCTGATGTTTCAAAAGTTGCGGCAGCATTTGGAGGCGGAGGACACAAGGTAGCAGCGGGCTTTACTCTGGTGCATATGCAAACACAAGAAATTATTGATACAATTTTAGAGAAAATTTCCATATTAGGGTTGATAGATGGCAAAGAGAAATAG
- the pgp6 gene encoding peptidoglycan metallopeptidase Pgp6: MAKRNRSRGGLIFLLLLIGAAVGIGYIYTAPEFEREKPMIESVDQLFWDRKSPIRIQLSDNVGLGSYKLILSDGKKAVLIGQGQIEGNPKEQTLLVKYPKKSKVLDHKSKHFSLKIAVTDNSMWNMFEGNSASKTIDIKIDTKRPNVNVIANSRMINQGGSALVVFQAEDENLDTLYIMANRHKFKAQPYKKEGYYAALIAWPFTDEGFDAKIVATDLAGNRRETHIPFYHGNPKYKVSKIHATDKFIEGKITDLASSDPEYANIDNKLEKLKVINETMRLKNEALIHKLSEHVSDELIDSWKMKKFYPLKNGKKVASYGDHRYYYYNDKDHVVSESYHVGYDLASTKMADIVSSNPGKVVFADENGIYGNMPMIDHGLGLFTLYGHCSQLLVKEGDEVQAGQVIAKTGMTGLALGDHLHFGIVIQGIEVRPVEWFDQKWITKFIDNVFKEADNIISPAVTKKTDKTQKNR, translated from the coding sequence ATGGCAAAGAGAAATAGAAGCAGAGGCGGATTGATTTTTCTACTGTTGCTGATAGGAGCAGCAGTAGGTATAGGTTACATCTATACTGCACCGGAGTTTGAGAGAGAAAAACCGATGATAGAGAGTGTTGACCAACTTTTTTGGGACAGAAAATCTCCTATTCGTATTCAGCTCAGTGACAATGTCGGTCTGGGAAGTTACAAACTTATTCTGAGTGATGGTAAAAAAGCTGTTCTTATAGGACAGGGACAAATAGAGGGGAATCCCAAAGAGCAGACTCTTTTGGTAAAGTACCCCAAAAAGAGCAAAGTACTGGATCACAAGTCCAAACATTTCAGTCTGAAGATAGCGGTGACAGACAACAGTATGTGGAATATGTTTGAGGGGAACAGTGCCAGTAAAACTATTGATATTAAAATAGACACCAAACGTCCTAATGTCAATGTGATTGCCAACTCCCGTATGATCAATCAGGGGGGAAGTGCATTGGTTGTCTTTCAGGCAGAAGATGAAAATCTTGATACCTTGTATATTATGGCGAACAGACATAAGTTCAAGGCTCAGCCTTATAAAAAAGAAGGCTACTATGCAGCCTTGATCGCCTGGCCGTTTACGGATGAGGGGTTTGATGCGAAAATTGTTGCAACAGACCTGGCAGGGAACAGGCGTGAAACGCATATCCCTTTCTATCACGGGAATCCAAAATATAAAGTATCCAAAATTCATGCAACTGACAAATTCATAGAGGGGAAGATCACTGATCTGGCATCCAGTGATCCCGAATATGCAAATATTGATAACAAGCTTGAAAAACTCAAAGTAATCAATGAGACAATGCGTCTGAAAAATGAAGCGTTGATCCATAAGCTGAGTGAACATGTTTCTGACGAGTTGATCGACTCCTGGAAAATGAAGAAGTTCTATCCGCTTAAGAATGGTAAGAAAGTGGCAAGCTACGGTGACCATCGTTACTATTATTATAATGATAAGGATCATGTTGTCTCAGAATCCTACCATGTCGGATATGACCTGGCAAGTACCAAGATGGCTGATATAGTCTCTTCCAATCCGGGGAAAGTGGTCTTTGCTGATGAGAACGGGATCTATGGGAATATGCCAATGATTGATCACGGATTGGGGCTTTTCACTCTTTATGGACACTGTTCACAGCTTTTGGTCAAAGAGGGTGACGAGGTGCAGGCGGGACAAGTTATAGCAAAGACCGGTATGACAGGACTTGCATTGGGTGACCATTTACACTTTGGTATTGTGATACAGGGAATTGAGGTACGTCCTGTTGAGTGGTTTGACCAAAAGTGGATCACGAAGTTTATTGACAATGTTTTTAAAGAAGCGGACAATATTATTTCCCCGGCAGTTACAAAGAAAACAGACAAAACCCAAAAAAACAGGTAA
- the lpxC gene encoding UDP-3-O-acyl-N-acetylglucosamine deacetylase, whose amino-acid sequence MQQRTIKKPVEVIGIGLHKGEPIKLRLEPLDVDAGIVFYREDLAFSIPLSPASVIDTRMATVIGSDKGFISTIEHFLSALYAYGIDNLRVVVNGNEMPIMDGSAISFCLLLDEAGIARQEAPKKIIRVKQVVEVEEGEKFVRLSPSQSAGFDFKIKFDHPVIGEQDHTFGFGTHSFIDEIARARTFGFAKDIQYLQSQNLALGASLQNAIGLDDHKVLNPEGLRFENEFARHKILDAMGDMMVTGHNILAQYDSFAGSHDLNYKLTSKLLSDSRNYELVAVEALQSRAFAKSFA is encoded by the coding sequence ATGCAGCAACGAACCATCAAAAAACCGGTTGAAGTCATCGGTATCGGTCTGCATAAAGGTGAGCCGATCAAGTTGCGCCTTGAGCCGCTCGATGTAGATGCCGGGATTGTTTTTTATCGTGAAGATCTGGCTTTTTCCATCCCTCTCTCTCCTGCATCGGTTATCGATACCCGTATGGCAACAGTCATTGGAAGTGACAAGGGGTTTATCTCTACGATCGAGCATTTTCTCTCCGCATTATATGCTTACGGTATTGACAATCTGCGTGTTGTTGTCAATGGCAATGAAATGCCGATCATGGATGGTTCTGCCATTTCATTCTGTCTGCTTTTGGATGAAGCAGGTATTGCCCGGCAGGAAGCACCTAAAAAGATAATACGGGTGAAACAGGTAGTTGAGGTAGAGGAGGGGGAAAAGTTTGTCCGTCTCTCACCAAGTCAGAGTGCCGGATTTGATTTTAAGATAAAGTTTGACCACCCTGTTATCGGTGAACAGGACCATACTTTTGGCTTTGGTACGCACAGCTTTATCGATGAAATCGCAAGGGCAAGAACATTTGGTTTTGCCAAAGATATTCAATATTTGCAAAGTCAGAATCTTGCACTCGGTGCCAGTTTGCAAAATGCTATCGGGCTTGATGACCACAAAGTACTTAACCCTGAAGGTCTGCGTTTTGAAAATGAATTTGCCAGACATAAGATTCTTGATGCAATGGGAGACATGATGGTTACAGGACATAATATATTGGCTCAGTATGACTCTTTTGCCGGCAGTCATGACCTGAACTACAAACTCACCTCAAAACTGCTCTCAGACAGCAGGAACTATGAACTTGTGGCTGTGGAAGCCCTACAAAGCAGAGCCTTTGCAAAAAGCTTCGCATGA